The segment AGGCTGCGCGGTCCTATCTGGTGAATATCGGTGTTGCAGGCGGCCCTTTTATGATGGCGATCAATGTTTCGCTCATCACGGCGGTGATCCTTTCCTTTCCGCTGCTACTCGTCTTTCTGCTTCAGTTCATCGCCTCCCTGGACTGAAGCTGCATGAAAAAAACTGCTCTAGCCGGCTGATACCAACTCAGCTTTGAGGCTTTTTTCCTCAGTAGGGCGCTTTGCCCTGGGTCGTGCTACCAAAGGCGCTGCTCTTTCGGATCAATTCGCGGAATCCGTCGGGGCGAAGCAGATGTGGGAGATCAGTGAACTACACACCTTCCCACCACGCTTTGTTTTGGTCTTCGGGATCGCCTTTGAGCTACCGGTCTCGTCATGGCGCTGGTGAAGCTGGACATCTGAACTTCAAGATCATGAAAAACACCTGGCGGCATGCGCTGGTGGGCATCACGCTCTTTGCGACGATCATCACACCGACGCCGGATGTCTTCACGCTGATGCTGATGAGCGGCCCGCTGTTGTCCTCTATGCGATCTGCGTCTATCTGGCCTACTTGCTGGAGAAGAAGAAGGACAAAGAGGCCTATCCCGAAATACTACGCCCAAATCGAAAAGACGAGTAAGAGCTCCGAAAAGGCCAATTCGGACGGTCTGGGACAATGAAAACTACAATCCCTGGTCCACCGCTGGTGAAGAAAGACAGGATATGAAGGATGAAATACGGCGCCCGGCAGCTACTCCGTCTGCGCCACCGCCAG is part of the Verrucomicrobiaceae bacterium genome and harbors:
- a CDS encoding twin-arginine translocase subunit TatC encodes the protein MKNTWRHALVGITLFATIITPTPDVFTLMLMSGPLLSSMRSASIWPTCWRRRRTKRPIPKYYAQIEKTSKSSEKANSDGLGQ